The genomic stretch GCCTCTGGGCCCACCCCACCAAAGCCGGGAGATGAAGTCTTTGCTTTCCCAGCAGTTGCAGGGAGAGAGTATCCTGATTCCTTGGAGTCAGAGCCCTTGTCCGGGAGGTTGGTGCCGGTGGGAAGATGGGGGGGCCCTgcctgcctttctctttccccccagcCACTCCCCAGGGCCCTCACCAGGGTGAGCTGGCAAAGCCCAGCCCTCACGCACACCAGCCGGTCCTGAAGGAGACGCTGGCGGCTCCAGATCCTCTCGGTGACGGCCACTCCGGGCTCTTGGTCGGGCAGGAGGCTTAGCTGGCGACGGGTCAGCTCCAGCGCGGCCTCCAGCTGCTCCTGGGAGCAGGAGGGACGGTGTgagagggtggcagggagggagagttgggcTTCCCACTGAGTGAcactcagtcagccagtcaatcgtatttattgagtgccgtgtgcagagcgctgtactaagcacttgggagagtacaatataatgatccCACAGGggagagggctcacaatctaagtaggagggagaacaggtattgaatcaccatttttcagatgaggtaactgaggcccagagaagtgaagtgaagtgactggcccaaggtcacacagcagacaagtggcggaaccgggattagaactctgatcccctgactcccaggcctgggctctatccactaagccacactcaatGAGACGTCAGTAAGGGAAGGGAGCTACCTTCCCCAGAGGTCACTTGAGATGGAAGAAGGATTTGCCCATGGGAGGTTGGGAGATGCCAGCCAGCGTAGGGGCCAAAGTCCCAGGGTCCCCAGCCCTCATtcatcgttcattcaatagtatttactgagtgcttactatgtgtggagaaatgcactaagcacttggaatgtacaattcggcaacagacagatggaaaaggagagacagtatgcaaaacagcaaagcaaacaaaacaaaacaagacaacgtcatcaagataaatagaatcagggagatatacacctcattaacaaaatgaatagggtaataaataatatatacaaataaggcCCCCACACCCCgccaaatcccaccttctcctcccgcctcctcgccatctcctcctccagccccctcagCAGCCGGTCCTGCCCACACAACCTGTTCAGCAGCACCTACAGGGATACAGAAGATAAGTTTTGGGGGAGAAGCTACTTCTCTTATTTCCAGACCTTGTTTCTGCTCCCCCAATCTCCTTcgccccctctcccagacccccggagacccccatctgccctctgaaaaggaaaaacatttttCACTGGCTTCTCCCCCGAGGGGGATGATAAGTCATCTCTGCCTCGGATACATAAAAGGCCCAGAGCACCAGAAACTCCTAGTGACCGGTATAAACCGGCAGGAGAAGCTGGACTCTGGAATTTGGGGATGAGGAATGGGGtcgaggatgtgtgtgtgtgtgtgtgtgtgtattggggggGGGACTTACATCTGTCTCAGCTCCTCGTCGGAGAGTAGAGTCTGCATGGGTTCCAGGCTgtgaaggggatggagggggagggagaaatcagGGGGAAAGGTGAGAGGGGGGGTCACTGCGCCTCACGAGGGTCCAAGCTCCTCACCGCACACCAGGGCAGCCAAAGCGGTGAATGGGGATGGGGGCGCGGCAGAGGCAAGTTGGGACACACATACCGGAGAGGCAAGGGAGGTCCGGGACCCAGGCGGCCGAGGGGGAAGCTGCAGGTATGGGGAGGGTCCAGGGGACACctggggggcaaagggagggaagaaggtgagTTGTCCCCGTGGTTCCAGAGGACTAGAGGATGCACGGAGGTTTGGGGGCTGGGTCGAGGATGGGGCGCGAGGCAgagcttcattccgctgcccggatcatcttcctgcagaaaggctctgggcctttcttaaaacctccagtggttgcccatcaacctccgtacgaaacaaaaattcctcactctggacttcaaggctctccatccccttgccccgtctcctcccttctctctttctactgcccaccctgcacgctccgctcctctgccgcccacctcctcgacgtcccccgttctcgcctatcccgccgtcgacctccggcccacgtccgcccgctgtcccggaacgccctccctcctcacctccgccaaactaactctcttcccctcttcaaagccctactgagagctcacctcctccaggaggccttccaagactgagcttccccttttccctctgctcctcctctgctccccttccgccctctgctccttctcccttcccccctttaccgcccctcagctaagcccctttccctctgttcctccccctctcccttcccctcccctcagcactgtgctcatttgtctatatttttatcaccctatttattttgtcaatgaggtgtccatccccttgattctatttatcgtgatgatgggggtctcccccgattagaccgtgagcccgtcgtggggcagagatggtctctatctgtggccgaaatccaagcgcttagtccagtgctgcgcacctagtaagcgctcaataaataccactgaatgaacttaTGAGGGAGAGTGGTGGGAGGCCAAGGCCGATCCCAGACCGGCCCGAGGCTCCCAGGTCCGGTGACCCGAGGgagcccctccaccccagccccgtgCCCGACTCACCCCGGACTCCTGGGTCCAGTCCAGGGGCTTcctcggggcccgggcccgcccctccTCGGTGGCCAGCGGCCGGCGCGGGGTGGAAGGCCTGGCCAGGGGCCGGCGAGGGGCGGCGCTGGCCCAGTCCTGGGGCCGGACGTCCAGGCGGCCCACGGGCGTGTGCGGCCGGGATGGGCGGCCCAGCTCCTCGCACGAAGCTGCGTGAggagggggccgccgggccggggccgagcggggccggggcagccccagcggggacggggggcgggacaGGGGCGAGAACAACCTGGCCGGGGGCGAGAGGAGTCAGCCGGGGGCCCGGCCCAGGCCCTgccgcctccctccctgccctcccccacccccgcccactcACTCGgggctccggggcggggggctccggggctccCTCggctcgggccgggccggggagctcGGGGGGAGCCCGCCTCCTCTCTGGCTCTCTGAGATCCTGGCCACTTCCAGAGACTCGGCGCTGCGGTCCTCATCCCCGCTGGCCAGCTCgggggggccccccggccccccgggacccTCGGGGCCAGGCTGCAGGGAGGGGCGGACCCTGCTGGGGAAACTGAGAGGGGAggccggtggtggtggtggtggtggaggggacgGACACTGGACGGGGACGATGAGGCAAGGGAAGGCCGCGGGGCGGTCTGAGAGtcttgggggctgagggtggggccccTAATCCCAAAGGAGGGGAGACTTCAGGAGGCAGAATGCGGATGAGGGACGgtttcggggggcggggcctgggcccgAGGGGTGGGGCCTCCCGGGCCTCCACAACCCCggcttctccccccccacctgctccccgcaccccttccccccatccccatccttcctccttacctgtcctccccctcggccctggcggCCCTGCCCAGGGCCCGGAGCCAGCCCCGCAGGTCCTCCTGGGTGTCAGCCCCCAGCACGTACGTCCTCATGCCGGGGTGCTCCGCCTGGAAAGGGGAGCGGAGGATGGGGGTCCCTGAGGCCGGTaggggagaggggcgagggggcggctCCCGGGGCAGGGGGGACTCACGGTGAAGGTGAAGCGGCGGCCGCGGGGCATCCCGGGGCCATCCGGGCGGACGCTGTAGCTGGGAAGGAGCACGCTGCCCAGGACGCTCTCTTCCCGGCTGTCTGTAAAAGGGGTGGGAGGGTAGGGCCTGGGTCCCCAGGACAGCTCGGGGTTGATGGGTCGGCGCCCGTTACCCACCTCGGGGTTCTGAGGGAGGGCGGTGAGTGGATGAATCTCTGGAGGATCGGGGTGAAACGTCGGGGAtcgcccaccctctcccctgggcTGCCCGCCCGAACGCCCAGGCACTGACCCCGGTAGTAGAAAAGACAGTGGCCGGAGAGGACGAACCAGCGACGTTTCCAGAGACGGAGCCCTGAGCTATCCTGGGAGGCAGAACAAAATGAGGGAAAAATCAAAAAGAAACAGGCAGGTAGAgacgggaggagaaagaaagaaggggatgCAAAGAGAAACACAGCTAGGGAGAGGACCAAAGAGATGGGCCCAGGGACCTAAAGAGGGAACCCTcagagaccctcccctcccctccaaacttCTCCAAGAACCCTGAGGTCTGTCCAGCCCCTCACCAGCCTCCCAGGTCTCTCCATGGCCCCACCTGCCCGAAGGTCACCCCTGCCCCTCGTACCTGCTTGTATAACCAGCCCCTGATCTGCACAGCCAGGTTGGGGTCTCTCTTGAGagcgctctccctcttcccaaaaGCGTGGACCCGGCTGACGGGCCGGGCCGGCTGGGGAAAGGAGACGGGGATGCTTGAGACCCTACCCGGGGGCTTCGGGCCGCTTGAGGGGCGATGGGGTGGGGCAGCGTGGAGGGGCGGAGAGCCTAGGCCCCATTGCTTGGGAGTGCCCATCCCTCACAACGTCGTGTGCGAGAGGGCTGGGGCCTCTGGCGGCCCACCCCAGGATGCTGGTTCACTGACCTTGGAGCTGAGGTTGAGGGAGGAGGCTGTGGAGACACCGCTGGAGACGCTCAAGCTGCTCTTGGGTCTCccgtcctccatctcctctcccctgggagaaagagaaaagagagagagagggagctgcaAGAAAAATGTTTCTGGACCCCAAAGAGACAGGAGATTGAATTGTGCACAGGGAAATGTCATCCCTGCTCAGGGGCTGTTAGGGGCCGCGTGGGCTGTGGCCCCTTAACTTCGATCCTGGGGAGGGAAGGTTCTCTGGGCTCCGGTTCAGATCAGGGTGGGGATCGGATTGGGGggcgggagagaagagaaagaaagtttggagaggtggtggggggagggggtgcaggaggGAGGTAAAGGTGGGGGTGGGTAAGGAGAGCCCAACTAGGGgtctgggagaggcagggggtgggtgcTGGATTTTGGCATGGGCTGAACCTGCTTGGCATACCAAGCTGGGGGCACTGCCAGGGGGGCTACAGCAGCTGcaggctggtgggggtggggaagggaaaggcccATTGGAgatgggcgggggggacgggggacggagaGTGTGGTGAGGGAAGCTGAACTCCTTCCCTGGAGCCAGCTGCTGGGGGGGGACAGCTGGGAGGCGGGGTGGAGAACAGAAAAGAACCCCCTTTGTCCTCAGGCccctgcagaagggggagggggtcagtggcAGGGGTCCCAGAGATCAGGAATTTAACCCCCCCACCCACGGGCCATTCAGCACACTGGCcctgccccacccaccctcctgctgggcccctggagagggcagtggggggcgggggggcgaggaGGCAAGCTGAGGCCCAATTCCAACTCGTGACACTCTTGAGGATGGTAAAGAACAGAGAGGAGCCTATAGGCCTCACCCCCCCACAATCCCCAGACCTCCCAGAGGCAACCAGCCCCCTTGACCTCCAAGGCAGAAGCTAGAGGCCCCTCCCAtcatccatcctcccttcccagccccagtctTTTCAGCCGCCCCTAATCCCCATCTCTCCTGTAACCCAAACCCAACTGCCCCAGCTCTTGAGTTTCCAATCCCctagccctgccctctcccagactCACTGTACCTAGTCTGGTGCAGGAGGGGGACACAGTTGTCCTGCTCCCAACCTCTGCAGCCTTACCTTGATCTAGCAGGTCAGGTGGTCTTGGATTTGTACAGGTGTCTTCAAGAGAAGACCAGGGGTAACTTCCTGCCCCtcggccctgtctctccccttactCCAGCCCCCACTTCCTTTGGGGGTTCAGGATCCCAAACCTCAGCTCTTTCTCTCTTGCTGGTTCCCCTCTCGAGATCCAGCGTCCTATTTCCTCAGTCCTTGCATATGAGTGTTCTtgatctctctttctgtctctctctttctgactctctctctccccctccctcccagtgaCTCAGAAAACTTCCTTCTCTGACCGTTCCTGATTTCTGACTCTGTTCCTTCTGCGACTTTTccaatccctctctcccttcccggctgtctctctctgtcttgctctttctccctctgtcttgctctttctccccctgtcccaatcttctctctctctcgcccccgcacacccctccctcctctccccgtctaTCCCGTCTCGCCCCGCCTACCCCCACAACAACCTGACCCCTTGTCCCAGCTGCCCCCTCAAAGGGTGGGAGGGGCCCAGGCCTCAGGCTAGGATGCCTGGGTCACTAAGGAGAGGAGATCTAGTGGGGGAAGAGTGGAGTGCTAGGGGCAGGACGCCTGGGTTCCTGAGAGGAAAGCCAGGGGTTGGAGGGCCCAGGCGGCTCGAGTTCCTGAAGGGTGggagggctggagggtggggccCCTGAACCCCTGAGGGAAGCAGTGTCATGAATTCAGTGTTAAGGCAGCAGGGGCAGCCCAAAGAAGGCTCCTAGcccaaagaggcagggagagcctgTCACCCCCACAAACCATAGGGCTGGGGACACGCAGAGCCCTGGAGGCTCAGGGCAGGGTAGGTGAGCAATGGTGtggcttggggaggggaaggcggagggCAGTCAGGAATGGCGTGtgggaggcgatggtcaaccaagGCTCTGGGCAGGGGGACAAATTGtcttgggtggggagaggaaaggggcagggccTTTGGGGAGGAGCAAGTGGGATGAGGTTTGGGAGGAATGGGCGGGCTTTGAGGAGTTAAATGAGAAAGAATCGGTTTGGGGTCTTTTTAAGGCCCGATGTTTGGTAGGAGATCCGGGTTGAATGAGGCTCAGGGTTCAGATCCAAAAGCTGTGGGCGTGAAAGAAGCAGCGTTTAAAAATCCACGGAATTGGCGCCTAAGGGCTgggtagggggcggggggtgggggtggggaggggagaggcagaggcagaggcagaacagTTGGTTCGGTGTCAattcgggaggaggaggaagggggagaaggggagagcgagGTCGAACGGGGAACGAGCATAGGAAGGGACGATAATACAACTAATATGAATGGTATTAGACTGTAGTCTGTCTAgactgctcgttatgggcagagaacgtgtctgctagttctgttgaaatgcactctccc from Ornithorhynchus anatinus isolate Pmale09 chromosome 10, mOrnAna1.pri.v4, whole genome shotgun sequence encodes the following:
- the PLEKHA4 gene encoding pleckstrin homology domain-containing family A member 4 yields the protein MEDGRPKSSLSVSSGVSTASSLNLSSKPARPVSRVHAFGKRESALKRDPNLAVQIRGWLYKQDSSGLRLWKRRWFVLSGHCLFYYRDSREESVLGSVLLPSYSVRPDGPGMPRGRRFTFTAEHPGMRTYVLGADTQEDLRGWLRALGRAARAEGEDSFPSRVRPSLQPGPEGPGGPGGPPELASGDEDRSAESLEVARISESQRGGGLPPSSPARPEPREPRSPPPRSPELFSPLSRPPSPLGLPRPRSAPARRPPPHAASCEELGRPSRPHTPVGRLDVRPQDWASAAPRRPLARPSTPRRPLATEEGRARAPRKPLDWTQESGVSPGPSPYLQLPPRPPGSRTSLASPPGTHADSTLRRGAETDVLLNRLCGQDRLLRGLEEEMARRREEKEQLEAALELTRRQLSLLPDQEPGVAVTERIWSRQRLLQDRLVCVRAGLCQLTLEHERVWENYSGLEQELKTLRETLEYLLQLGSPQARASAQQQLWMVEDTLEGLGSPSSHKLPPYHLEAPGSPLLPRRSSPKLESPPQGSQLDLGIPGPPDLHWGSLPKERDTCSTPTGLSSPGSPSSPSPDIQLQLSPQPGAKPTARGVRPRMSAQEQLERMRRHQETCRPLPCPASLGLRGRLGSVGGGRRTLSPSSRQPLQTTETVNRVPTVPPDSPEASDQPVVTEWIRSSGSWSSPRCPAPADVPPPEGHRERVLSLSYALAAEASHWHRLLTGRSLDAPSEPRPSSPRPRPPQRTNPRGSRPPVSANESAAGPAPWAASWQGGSVPPAPADEASWPPRVTLLQSSF